tgtatttatttaatttatgctTGTATTCTCACTATAgctttgcacatttttttttaatttcattgttttattaaatgcatcggttaatttttttaactttactttcagtgttttttagcaattaaaatcaattcaatgTTATCACTTTGACTGTAGtaattttatatatttgcacatttttacCTACTGTTGTTAGTTTTTGTGCTAATTCTCAGTCTTGAGCATGAGCTCAGTCAAGTTTTAAGTTCAAgaactgtaaaaatgttttaaaaacagtcattgTGCACATCCTGCTATTTTCAACCTGCCACTACACAACACAGAGACCCTCCAGCTGGCTAATGACTCTAACAGCTCAGAGAGATTGAGAGATTATTCTGATTAAACTCGAGTTTTTTAGAAAACTTTCGCCCGTTATCAACTTCTTGCTCATTCTTGCCTGACTTTGCACTTCCTGAATCTCCACAGCAGAGGTGATTAATAAAGTGCTAACACACCCATTACTTATAATCGTTCTAAATTGCTTCTAAGGCCTCACGCAGAGTTTCAGTAAAGTTTAATTTCCGGTCTGTCTTACAGCATAACTCTGCATGCAGCTCTCCATCTCGGCCTGAGCGAGCgtgttgctctctctctcctcaggggggtccatccacgactctctttttgtcttcagCTCGGGTCTCTCAACACTCCTGCCTCTGCGTCTGTGTCGCAGTGATGTGCTGCTCTCAGATCCAGCAGGCAGCGGGGCGGCTGCAGCACCAGCAATCATTCCCTCAGCTGCACCTGTCCCTCCCCCGCCCGCCTCCTTCACATCATGGATGCCGTTATCGTCGTCATCGTCGCATAATTCAAACACAGAGGCAGGGTCCATTCCTTTTTCCACCATGGTGGGGCTCCCCTCCTCCAGGAAACTGTTCTCCATGTGGGATCCGCTGCAGATCGGCCTTCTGTCCAcctgaacaacaacaaaatcacAAGATCAGAAACTAAAAGGACTCTAATACTACTATAAGTACCAAACTGTTGTTGCTATATTAACATAACCTTCTTAAGGTAACATCATCAGAGGTAAATTAGCCCCTCATTAACGTACATCATCACACTGCTTTTACCTTCTCTATGAAGCTGACTTTCCTCAGCTTCAAACCGCAGTCGATCAGActctcctcctccgtctcccccTCGCTGAACCTCCCACTGTCTGCCTCGTCCCTCTCACCTCCGTCCTCTTCATCAGGCACCCCGCATCCGCCGTTCAAACACTTCTTCTCCCTGAGAGAGGTTAAAGGGACAGACAGACGtcagacaagtgtgtgtgtgtgtctgtgtgtgtgtgttatctgcaGCTCAGTGTCCGACTGGCATGAATCATAACTGCATGAAGCGCCCAGACAATGTCAAGTGCACATGAGGAGGCTTTTACTTCAGTGCCATGCTGGTGTGTTTGTAGTGACTAAGACTTTGAGTGTTGGTGTAAATGAAAACTGTAAACCCAGGATGtcactcttcttcctctcacttATCTTTAGAGAGAAAGTGTCAGTTTCTTCTGTTGATGAAGGATTTTTAACATCCAAATCTCCATTTTAGGAATCCTGCATGCTTTAAGTCTGAATCTTAAGTTTAAAGAATGATCTTGACCTTCTGTCTGATGGCCCAAGTCCAGGCCTGGTGCCCCTCAGACCCGGCCCCGGAACGGTCTGGTCTGTCGGGGAGATCTGGGCTTTTCCAGCTGCCAGCCGGGCGTATTTGAGCAGCACGGAGAGCAGAAGGTCCCACACCGCTCGCAGGGTGAGCTCGCCCAGCTTGTGGCGCTCGTACAGGTAAGGCTGCAGCACCTCCTTCACGTTTTGAAGGAACTGTCGGATGATGAGCAGAGTGGCCAGCATCTGACAACGACACAGGGGGGAAAAAACATGACTGAGTTGGCTGCCACAAGGGTGAGCATAATGTTAGTGTGACGTACAAATAATGAAAGCATTTAAAAGAAATGCTTCCCTGGAAAAAAGCAAAGATGGAGATGAAACAGGAGAAAGACATGAACACAGGCTGAAGgagcaaacagacacaaatgcAGCTGATCAATCATAACATAACtgtgtttgcaaaatgaaaTTTAGCACTGCTGAATGATTTCCTGTGCATTAAATTGTTCATCACTGATTGGGCTGCGTCCAGAAGTGCACCCATGGTTTTACAGATGCACTGATTCACTGAGGATGCACcatacaaacacatcaaaccacATTCCAGAGGCATAGCTCGTAAACATGGACACTCCAGGCCAATCAGGACAATTCATGCATTGCTAACAAATGCAATTCACTCAAAACAGAAACTGGAAAATTAAGGTTTTTATCACAGCTTCAGTCTATTTTCTGGAGCTCTGGCTCTCAATTTGACTTCAAAACTAAAGggaattgttttgtttgctaatgtttacaacCTCAGGGACCGTCTCTATCAGTAAACCTGGCAGCTGAAGTATTCAGAGATGATTTAAATGCTAGCCAAAACTATGAAACAGAGCCAGGGTTGTAATAAAGCAGAATCATCCTTTAACACTCCAAACTAAACGGTGAGTGTGCCTTTAGTATTGTAATGAATGCCCAGAGGACAGTATGCTCAATAACAAGTACAGCAGCAAATATTACTATCTGCAATTGGTTTCATATAAAAGGAACTGTTTCCATTATAAAAATGCTGATGTGTGTCCACTGCACAAACTgcacacaccaacaataaatCCTGACATGGAGGGACTGCAGGGGCGCCGTCAGGGACTGCAGAGGCCCATGAAGGAATATCGCATTGAACTCCATCGCTTCACTACCGTAAATATTCTAAGATTCTTTAGTCAGACATGGGCCTTTAGAATCATCAAGACTTTTCTCTACATATTGTGCCTCTGATTGATTTTTAATATCTGTCTATGATGGGAGATCCTGATAACAGAGAGAACCACACAGAGGAGCGTCAcagtccaaaatgctgcagctcgagtactgactagtaCTGTTAGTTTCTCTAgactgactccccataaaatctaccTTCTTCTGACcaacaaagctcttaatggtcagacaccttcatatcttaaagagctcatagtgccctattacccctctagaagactacgctcccaacatccAGGCCTGCTCGTCGCACCTAAAGActacccctctcctttggaatcatctaccagtcaggatccaggaggcagacaccctctcaaCTTTTAAgggtaggcttcaaactttcctttttgataaagcttatagttagagctggatcaggcttggaccagctcttagttatgctgctataagcttagactgccacactgggatcctgtctttccctctctctcctctctctgcctgtcacttactttaactcttcctgtcccattaaagttactaaccatagacctttctggagttcctgagctcccttgtctcgtaggttcctctggatctctgctgctgtggacgtgccagactccagctgctacaactactactatccatctcaccactatcatctctctctctcttcatctccctctatctctctctccaacacggtctaagcagatgtgtgtctaacatgagtcctgctggaggtttctgcctgttaaaggaagtttgtccttgccactgtaacttgctaaatgctgcaaagtgctctgcttatggtggattaagatgagatcagactgagtcctgtctgtaagatgggactggatctgatcctgtcttgatgttgggtctttgttaataatagaacatagaatacggtctacacctgctctgtttggaaagagtcttcaggtaacatttgttgggatttggtgctttataaataaagattgattgacagtCAGACACAGCTAGAGTCAGGCCGACAACACCGGATGATTTCTCCTTCGTGGGCAGCTATTAGTTGCTaacataaaaatcaataaaaccaaTCATtctggatttttatttttgcagagCAGTTTTTTAGGAAACTGATGTTTTGAAAACAGAAGAGCTAAACGTGCTGTCACAAGTATTTCTCAAAGACTTGGATGCACTGGTTGGTGATCAAACACGGGAAGCTATGAAGTCAAGTGATGTTAACAGGTTTTGAAAGGAGGATTGAGGAGGCGCTCCGGCCGAGAGCGAAACAGAAACTGACAGACGGAGTGAGAAACTGAGGTACGAGGGTTGACAGATGTATCAGAAAAACGATTCCcacaaacagcaaacacactCCACAGAGCCATGTCAAAAAACAATTAGCAGGGTGTAAGTTGAAATAAAGGAAGGAATAAAACACTTCTCATCCCAACAATCAGACAttctttgttctctttcttaGTCAAATGCAATCTGTCATTTCTGTCAAGTAAAAGTCACAAGTCTCTGAAACAAGGAGCAACACAAAAGCCCACTGTCCAAGTTCATGTCTCAAATAGTATGGAGCAAGCAGAGTTAACACCTCTCTCAATCAGACAGTAGATGTGCAGGGATCATACTTTGGACCTGAGCAAAGCCCTGAAGAACCAGGGAACAGAGACCACAATCATCTGGATCCTGAAGAGGAGGGAAGGCAGCACATTGACCCGGATCTGCCGCTGCAGACTCCTCAACAGAGACAACACCAGCAGCATCTTCCACGGACGGACAAACGGGTGGATGTGAGGATTGGAGCGGTTATGGTAAACATTGCATGCAAGCAAGAGAGAGCAAAGCGTTTCAGGATGGGAGTTGGCAACAAacgatggatgatggatgatggatgatggaggcCGAATGAGATGCTAAATCTAATGCGTGACGGAGATTATAAGAGCTGGGATTGAGATAGTCCTCACCTCCTTGAGCCGCTCCATGTCTTTGAGGTAGAATCCAATGTAAAAAAGGCTGAGATAAGAATTTACAAACTGaaactgcaagaaaaaaaaaaggatgtttagATACGGTGCTGCTAAATCACATCGTAGTTTTGAAATCATGTGATGGAAAAACACTCACTAGAACCATTTTGATGATGAGATTTTTCTCATAGGCACTCTGGAGTCTATAGTTTTCTAAGGGAAAGACATAAGAACGAGACTAAGTAGAAGAAACAGAGCCGCTCATGATCAACGTGTTCAACGATCTGAGCTGAAAGTGGTTTAATGAAGCCTCCATGAGACACACTCggctctgactctgactgtgATGAAGATTTGAAGAAAGATCTGGATCCTCACCCATGTCATTAAGCCAGCAGGCGATTTTCCTGTACACCTCGTCACATGCAGTCACAGTGATAGCGAGCATGATTTTGGGGATGAAGCGAGCCAGCCGAGGCATTTCCTTGATCCCCATCACAAactcctgcagagacacattGGCAGCTCGTCAtctcagagagaaaacacacgAGCAGCTGTGCTAactgtcacacaaacactgtgaaGCAGAGGAAACATTCAGATTTTCACTGCTTATTACTGCGGCAACAGACGCCGGGAGATGACTGAcctgcagctcaaagcagatGAGCATGACCAGGAagacaaaacagagacagaggataCAGATGGGCAGGCTGACCAGCCACCTGAACACACGCCTCCGCCACGGAGGATAGTAGAACTCCTCACATCCTGTTATGGGACTGCAGCGCTTcacaccctgcagagagagagagagggagagagagagagggagagaagttTGTAAGAGGTGGGAAAGATGGAGGGAGTCAGAGTTGTTTTGTTCTCGTCTTCTCACCCTGAACTGAGGCCGTGGTTCCTCCAGGGCTTCAGACGGCATGTCCAGAGTTCCCCACTTGTACGCCAGCTCggcccccctcctcttccatcGCTCCAGGAACAGAGTGGCCCACACCACGTTGAACAGCGCAAACACCACACAGCAGATGTCCCTGCTCGTCTGatacagcaaacaaacaaacaaacaaacaaacaaacaaacaaacaaacaaacacacatttaagacAATGATCAGGTGAGGATCCCTACAAGCAGTTTGAGACTACGAGAGCTCCTCTCCTCACCTGATCCGACTCGGTGAGCATCCACAGCACAAAGCCGATCACAGCAGGATACAACATGGAGGTGGTGTAAAATCCCAGCCAAGCAAAATACATCGCAATCTTCACCCCAAAGTAGTCGCAGATATCGTCTGTAAACACCAGGGGAAGTTGTGAATTAGAGGAGCATTGCAACAAAGTTGTTACAAGCAAAGTGAGAGATTCACACTGAGTCAAAACACTTGTCATGTGGGGTTTCTCTAAAATAATTCCTGTTTTCTGTCAGAATCCAAACCTTAATCTGGCTCTTGAAACGTATTACATCGatttaaattagggatgggacatgattttcaaatGCTTGAATGttcgttcacttattaaaatTCAAAGAGTTAATTTGAATATTATCTCATTAAAAAGGACACATTTTCATAGTTTTAACCGGTGCCCGGTTGTAATACGGCAtccccgccagacggtggcgatagagcgtcttaaagctgtttgctaactgcattacgtaacagaagaagaagaatgttgaCGTATTAAAtggcagaaaaagaagaaatattagTGACAGTCgctgtaaacacatttataGTGGTGAGAGATTGAGAAATGGAATAAGagtgagcatggctgtaaaatgtaaacatacacccTGCAGACCTTTAACGGGACAGATTACAGAAAATCGCCAAATAGATGCGAGTGATTATTGAATTGTATTTCGGCTTGTAATGTCCATCTCTAATTTAAAtgtggaaaatgaaaagaattaATATCAGGTAAATGTTCTTGCAATAAAAGACATTACCTCTCATGCTCCTAAAGCAGCTAACCCGGGCTAGCATGAGTTAATTTGTAAATGTTATGTTTGATCATAGGAAGATAATCCTTCATTCAGGGGCTATAATAACATTCTGTGGTTCAGTAGCAgagaaaagcactttaaaaaaattataattatcattataaaGATTTTTAAtcgacgagagagagagagagagagagagtgagagagagagagagagacagacagacagacagacagacagacagacagacagacagacagagagagagagagagagagagagagagagagagagagagagagagagagagagagagacagagagacagagagagagagagagacagagagacagagagagagagagagagagagagagagagagagagacagagagagagagagagagagagagagagagagagagagagtggaaacTTAATATGATCCTGGGTAATGTTattaaataagtttattattgttcttgttggtagcattattactattattagcATAGTTATTAgtaatatttttaattaagcattgaattttgtcttgttttcttgttctgaaaatgttaaaataataaaaaaatatgcattaaatttattttttttaaataaatacgaTCCTGGACCTGCAACAAATGCAATGATGACTCTAGCTCCTGTGTATGGGGCGCCTGCTCCACTACCTGAGCCCAACCAGCAATCAAGAGTGCACTTTGAATCAGAATTTAAAGGCTTTCACTCAGAGGACATTTAGGAAAATTAAAATGATCATAAAAGATACTAAAGTTAACAAAACTTTTCttctaagatttaaaaaaaaaggtggaacGTTGGTCAATTGATCAATCTGGCCCTtcttaagaaaataaattgaCTCAGTCTATTCCAGAGAGTTATGTACATGTTGTCTGacatttcagtgtttgtctGACCTAAAGGTTGCTTCTCACAAACAGCCTGGACCCAAGACTTCATCAGCTGACCGAGGATCCTCTGCtcatggagaggaaaaacctGCTGGATCACACCGCGTGCACTCAGCTCCGGGACTGCAGAGTCATACAGTAGACAACACAGAGAGTTAAAAGTACAGTTTACTTCATTTTGTTAGAGACAGAGGCATGGAGGAAATACGATAAACTACGGTAAACCATCTAATCCATCTCAATCTACTTTTAATAACTCTAAACCCAAAACAACTGAGGGATTACTTCTAAAGCCTGCCAAGGAAAGGCCGTCAGTGAAACAAAGAGGGTCTAAAAACAGTGAACTcatggagtgtgtgtgactcACTGATTGGCTGGCCCTCCAGGAAGTTAATATTATGAAGCACCTCCCCATGTTTGGCACGTAGATTGTCCAGCCAGTATTTGATGATGCTCTGCCTCTCCTGCAAggaacaagaggaggaggatggagatgactcatgttgtgtttgtgtttgcagatgtgtgtgtgtgtgtgtgtgtgtgagtgtgcatggtAACACTAACCTGCGAAGTAAAGAAGCACAGCTCGCTCTCGATGTTCTCGTAGATGTAGTCCTCCTCGCAGGAGAAGCTCCGTGACCCTCCACCAAATTCAGGCTTCACAGGTTTCCTTAGACCCATCTCTTCTGCACCTCGCAACAAACTGCAGAGTGACAAAGAGAGACCTTAAACATGGTTTCAAATAAACCCTGAGATCATCAGTTCAAGGGTCAGACCATCAAGGTTTCTCACTGTACTATTGATGCTAACTATTGAATTTGGAACAACCTTGTTCTTTGACTCCCTTAGACTccaatttattcattttatgtcATCAGCAAAAACATTCTTTGGTTCTAACTTGTTAAACAAGAGGATATTGAGCTTTGAGGATAAATCTTTGAGTTTTCATCTTAAGGTCTATCTGCAGTGGATTCTGATGACTCACCATCAAAAGAGGAGCTGTTATAACTCCAACACGACCAAATCTGCACAACATGTCCTATGCTTTTCTAGAGTCTATTTTCACAAGGACATCTTTATggaaattaaatgtttgttgGTGTCACATTGCAACCTTCTGGCATCATCACTGACCCTTAAAAGCACCCTTAAATCCGGTCCTTGGCATCCTACGAGCTTGAAAATGCTAcattaaaaagcattaaaggattAGAGGAATAAAGTTGCCCCTGTTGTTTCtgacagtgattttcaaccttTGGGTCCTGACTCCGATGAAGGTCGTTAGATGGTTGTGGATAACACAATAATGACTGCTGCAGGTCATGGTTCTGGCTTGTGTCATCATGGTTTTCACACTCTGGCTGTGCTGTGAAAACCTGGGATAGTAATGTCGGGGGTCCTGACTCAGAAAGAGTGAGTTTGGGAAGTCGCTTCATGAGGGCCAAAGGATGCTTGATTCAAATCTCAAGAAGTagacaatattttttgttttgcactcaAAGAAACATTTCTTGGGTGAACGTAATACaattatggaaagaatttccacctaattaaaacGCTTTCATTAagcgagacacaattttgttgaaccaactaattgtaaatatgttgagtgaacataaagtattgacgttaCTTATATGCAATGTTTAGGTCCAACTTCATTggtaaaggttgtttcaacatatttactaaggtaggatctgacttAAAGCTGgcgttggtagtcagatttagatccactttttgttgtactgatctttatgtcctgatggtaatcaatacataatgtgttcttaaaaaagacataaaaaaagctgctatctacagccggagtaaacctgggaaaacaccaaccaatccctgccatcaggagccaaattatcaaaccaatcaaatcccgtcctcccgttctgcccgcctcctgcgcgtacatttcccaagtggcaaactccggtctcaaacgatgaagccaatgcggaagtgctataaactgcaatacatcgaaaatccacttgaggctggctgcagaaacaccggaaaccacatagatatgaatgggaaaaagaggatctttgcagcattaataaacatgtttacagcctggttcaaaaaacggcttggccctacaacgctaatctctctaatggcacacactgtacggggggtgaatttttttctaatgtgacggttcagaagatattaagattatgagttttgcccaaataaggacatgactgacgtgactcccggtagggaacacacagccattggctaagaggctcacactatgtcactctgcctagttgagttccgcattaccaatatggctgctgccgtcgatttgcttcaaaacagctcttaggaacagatgggtgacgtcacggatactacgtccatattttacacagtctatgacaTTTGTGTGCATTCCCTGCCCCCTGCCTTTGCCTCTGCGTCCCCTGCCTCTAtctactgcccctctcgctcgacctcgggcctgtcccctctgaccgatgaggtgctttgcacTGTaagactgtagtctggatcagagggggctctgacaaggaaaataattaattacatttagtaaatcctacagaaaatgtagatgtattatatgtattaaagcttttctcctgatattgtgtcaccggtacaactggataatgctaatcagtcaccatcatatggtctcaaatcagcggcgctcgttcatgtgagcgagggcgtcattttggaggagcgctagagggagggggaggggttagacggagtcctgaagaaatgctacattcagatTCACGCTAcatttctgtgactaccaaccctagctttaattttcttgggtcacaataacttgtataatatgattatgaacagcttttttttttttaagttataattTTTGGCTTAATCGCCTTtgttgacaggacagctgaagagagacaggaaacgtggggagtagagagtgggggaagacattcaGCACATGGCcgaccagccgggagtcgaaccggcgacctctgcgacgaggactatagacttgatacgtggggcgcttagaccgcgaggccaccagcgcccaaaattgcagtcagtcacaggcgaTCTCTCCAAACTCCCTgtaatggctcttctttgccagaagcacGCCACCTcggctgatgaatagggcctgtcgcacgtcactgccaccttctgctctggagaggtattgcagatgggattcctacctaaaccatagactgtgtaaataatggacgtagtatccgtgacgtcacccatctgtttctgaagcactgttttgaggccaatcagcggcggcagccatattgctgctgttgagcgattgtgatgtaaagaggcgggctttgagccaaCAGTTAGGAACACTGGTTCCCGCCTgtcatcaagtcagctgtgaatcttctttgaatttgctgtgttagaaaaaaattcacccccgtacagtgtgtgccgatcgagaaatgagcaatccagactacacttgttttctgcaccagactgtaaacatgtttatttctgctgtaaagatcggctttttttgaattggtgtatatgtggtttcccgtACTTCCAGGGCctgcctcaagcggatcctcgatgaactgcagctttttagcacttccgcattggactcatatttttagaccggaggttgctgcttgacctaaaccctttaggttgtgttgacataaagcaatcttgtagttttaaggattttgcatgtcatgttaaaactacatgatttaaaaatgtttaaccactaaacatgaattaatatgatagaagctacatgttatacttctgttgataaaacagacagccatgttgtttttttgagtgTGCTTCCACTGCAATAACTGAAGGAACGTCAACACAGTGCTTGAGGAAATGTCACTACACATGAATGACCACAGTGTATCCAGACACTCTTTCATCACATTAGGAGACCGGTCGTCCTTTATCATGTTAAAGTTAACTGAACTCTCCTTTTATtctttcctctctcatcatCTCATGTGCCAtcaacccctcctctctttccctcccctTTTATGCCTCATCCTTTTATCTCCTAGAATCCCCCCCCCCAGCCCTCCTCCTTCACACCATCATCCCATTTCCCCTCCTTCTGCCCTTCCCAGCAGCTTTGTGCTACAATGGCAGTAATAATGCAGCACCACGCCCTCTGTTGTGACAgctcacctccctccctccctctcctgtgTACATGTATATATAGTCCATGCACACATATTCATGGGCACAGCCTAGGTGGGTCTGCAACGTCCATCCATCATCGGGCTGCAGGCACTTTGAGGAGCACGACAGTGAGGTACGTTCATCACCATGATGGATTATAGCAGAAATGTGAGCTGTAAGCTTCTGGATCACCGCTGAATACTGCTTAGTGTGCAGCACCTTCACAATAAAGGTCCTCGCCTGAGAAAAGAAACGGCTGTATCTGTTTAAACCAACTGTTTAGTAATCAGAGCCAATAACTGCAAGGCCTTTCAGGTTGTGTGTGGCTCCTGAGGCCGCTGCCAGGAATCTTAATGCGAATCCTCCTTTTCTTATTTAATCCAAAACTTTATTGACTTTTACGCTCTCACTGCCCAAATACAAGGAGTCTTAATTTGAAGACACAGTTAGAGGAAATGCATGGGCAAAGCTAACCTTCTAAAACAGAATACTGCTGAGGAAGAGCACTTCATGGAAGCTTTATGCAAATATAGCAAATATTTATCAGACCTAAAGGAGAAACTCAGCAGAACAGGATGGCATGCTGCAAACTGCCCAGTCAGAGCTGAGGACGGAGTGATGGATCATATTTCAGCTATTGCTCTAAGTTTGTTCATTTAAGTGTCACATTATTCTAAAGTTCTTACCTAGACACCTAATGCAGACTCTCTGAACATAACACACATAACCGCACTGGATCTGTAACCTCAGGGGTTTTAGGTCTGATGTAATACCAAAGACGGCTGGAATAAAGACACACAGAACTTTAACTGGCATTGTTTCTGACAGTCCACATGTATAGCAGTCtatgagaaaatgaaagaactTCTAACATGACTTATAACACTGGTGAAATGTTTCCTAATGAGCACAGACTAAGATAAGCTGGTTTCAAGTTTTTCTAAAAGGTCCAGTTAGAACTTTCAGTTTgcattgattctggcgccccctgtggaaaaAGATATatctcttatttttcttttttaagttatgtttttggggcatttttgcctttaatggataggacagctgctgagagcgggggaagacatgcagcaaatggtcatggACTATAGCCTCCGTACATGAGGCGCTTGCTTTGACccctaggccaacagcgccctgatacctcttatttcttGACTTATTTTGTCCTATGCAACAGTCAGCCTCAATGTCAAGACCACCTGCACAATATTATGTAGGCCCTCTTTGTTCATGCCGGGACCAAAACAGTGGACTCCCCtggacctctgaaggtgtgctgtggtatctggcaccaagacgTTAGCAGCAGATACTCTAATTCCTGGAAGTTGCGAGGTGGGACCTCCAGGGATTGGACCAGCACATTCCACAGacatcctctctacttttaagagtaggcttcaaactttcctttttgataaagcttatagttagagctggctcaggcttggaccagctcttagttatgctgctataggctcagactgccgggggaacttaCACACTGgggtcctctctctcctctctctgcctgtcacttactttaagtctccctgtcccattaaagttactaaccatagacctt
The genomic region above belongs to Notolabrus celidotus isolate fNotCel1 chromosome 2, fNotCel1.pri, whole genome shotgun sequence and contains:
- the ano8b gene encoding anoctamin-8; translation: MPDTGAAGAASGATSAGDGSESSRHRHRAQQGDAERPEPGAAAPPQASSGVLDKLFGKRLLQAGRHIMSHKSWMKTVPTENCDVLMTFADTTDDHTLLWLLNHIRLGIPELIIQIRHHKHTRVYAFFVTATYENLLRGAEEMGLRKPVKPEFGGGSRSFSCEEDYIYENIESELCFFTSQERQSIIKYWLDNLRAKHGEVLHNINFLEGQPIIPELSARGVIQQVFPLHEQRILGQLMKSWVQAVCEKQPLDDICDYFGVKIAMYFAWLGFYTTSMLYPAVIGFVLWMLTESDQTSRDICCVVFALFNVVWATLFLERWKRRGAELAYKWGTLDMPSEALEEPRPQFRGVKRCSPITGCEEFYYPPWRRRVFRWLVSLPICILCLCFVFLVMLICFELQEFVMGIKEMPRLARFIPKIMLAITVTACDEVYRKIACWLNDMENYRLQSAYEKNLIIKMVLFQFVNSYLSLFYIGFYLKDMERLKEMLATLLIIRQFLQNVKEVLQPYLYERHKLGELTLRAVWDLLLSVLLKYARLAAGKAQISPTDQTVPGPGLRGTRPGLGPSDRREKKCLNGGCGVPDEEDGGERDEADSGRFSEGETEEESLIDCGLKLRKVSFIEKVDRRPICSGSHMENSFLEEGSPTMVEKGMDPASVFELCDDDDDNGIHDVKEAGGGGTGAAEGMIAGAAAAPLPAGSESSTSLRHRRRGRSVERPELKTKRESWMDPPEERESNTLAQAEMESCMQSYADTFQDYQEMFVQFGYVVLFSSAFPLAAMCALINNIIEIRSDAFKLCTGLQRPFGQRVESIGQWQTAMEAMGLIAIIVNCYLIGQCGQLQRLFPWLSPEMAIISIVILEHFAILLKYVIHVAIPDIPTWVQEEMAKLDYQRREAFKKHERQAQQHYQQLQRRKREEEERQRQAEHMARRERERDEGKGDSSGDHHHEKSHGSKSRSGGGGGSGSDKPKRPSSLLANNNVMKLKQIIPLQSKFSSSGARSPQSPTGSEPKLPGFLSFKFLKSPENKKEGAAAASSAANAAAANATAAASSSSSSSSGSSSQERSQSPSKAFNPGKLFNFGKSEAGTCVNGAPPPRSAESSSSSSLSQTSERQASRSDLNGVPDEIPSPGGEGAENGHSIDLDSSGSKVQ